A genomic stretch from Cervus canadensis isolate Bull #8, Minnesota chromosome 27, ASM1932006v1, whole genome shotgun sequence includes:
- the LOC122428946 gene encoding keratin-associated protein 13-1-like, protein MSYSCCSGNFSSCSLGSYRRYPCSSFPSNLVYGADLCPRSSCQLGSSLYSQETCCEPIRTQTFRVVSRPCQTSCSRPRTPTFSSPCQTTLPVSLGCKSSSCSSLSSGSRSCYAVGCGPRGFRRLGYGICGFPSLGCGSGFCPPTYFSSSSCHSSCYRPTCGSGFYRSIC, encoded by the coding sequence ATGTCCTACAGCTGCTGCTCTGGAAACTTCTCTTCTTGCTCCCTTGGGAGCTACCGGCGCTACCCATGTTCCTCCTTCCCCAGCAACCTGGTCTACGGCGCTGACCTCTGCCCCCGCAGCTCCTGCCAGCTGGGCTCCTCTCTCTACAGCCAGGAGACCTGCTGTGAGCCCATCAGGACCCAAACATTCCGTGTGGTGTCCCGTCCCTGCCAGACGTCCTGCTCCCGCCCGAGGACCCCCACGTTCTCCAGTCCCTGCCAGACGACTCTCCCTGTGTCTCTGGGCTGTAAGTCCAGCAGCTGCAGCTCCTTGAGCTCTGGATCCAGAAGCTGCTACGCAGTGGGCTGTGGACCCCGCGGCTTCAGACGCCTGGGCTATGGCATCTGTGGCTTCCCTTCCCTGGGCTGTGGATCCGGATTCTGCCCTCCAACCTACTTTTCGTCCAGTAGCTGCCATTCATCATGTTACAGACCAACCTGTGGATCTGGCTTCTATCGTTCAATTTGTTGA
- the LOC122428947 gene encoding keratin-associated protein 13-1-like, producing MSYTCCSRNFSSRSLGDHLRYSGASCGPSFPSNLVYSADLCPRSSCQLGSSLYSQETCCEPIRTQTFRVVSRPCQTSCCRPRTPTFSSPCQTTLPVSLGFRSSSCSSLSSGSRSCYAVGCGPRGFRRLGYGICGFPSLGCGSRFWHPINFPCRSFHSSCY from the coding sequence ATGTCCTACACCTGCTGTTCTAGAAACTTCTCCTCCCGCTCCCTCGGGGACCACCTGCGCTATTCAGGCGCCTCCTGTggcccctccttccccagcaaCCTGGTCTACAGCGCTGACCTCTGCCCCCGCAGCTCCTGCCAGCTGGGCTCCTCTCTCTACAGCCAGGAGACCTGCTGTGAGCCCATCAGGACCCAGACGTTCCGTGTGGTGTCCCGTCCCTGCCAGACGTCCTGCTGCCGCCCGAGGACCCCCACGTTCTCCAGTCCCTGCCAGACGACTCTCCCTGTGTCTCTGGGCTTCAGGtccagcagctgcagctcccTCAGCTCTGGATCCAGAAGCTGCTACGCAGTGGGCTGTGGACCCCGCGGCTTCAGACGCCTGGGCTATGGCATCTGTGGCTTCCCTTCCCTGGGCTGTGGATCCAGATTCTGGCACCCAATTAATTTTCCCTGCAGAAGTTTCCATTCATCTTGCTACTGA